In Halobaculum sp. XH14, a single genomic region encodes these proteins:
- a CDS encoding alkaline phosphatase family protein encodes MTDTIVLGLDGATWSVLDQLIQEDLLPNLAALKDNGYSGSLESVYPPTSGPAWASMATGKNPGKTGIYYFLNRVNSDTFEFEPMSSRDFKGRSFWDLLSQEGQSTGVFNFPMLHPPYEVDGYMVSGFGAPEDDKFAYPSELQSELEDVAGEFEITVPFSDPKYIGRPGELSMALLDHLDNRKEMIKHLLTKRSTDVFCGVISVTDWMQHYYWKYIDEQHVLYDSTATDGVLCYQDIWKKVDETVGAVHRIAQKRDATLILISDHGFGPFNGTFYVNDWLESEGLRIPADQSSLQRARDTFFPHLRRIAEPLVSNVPILNDFAKSIGRSIKPSPVETVDTERSIACASDKGFIHMLSDNPTDRGRVVEKLTNLFEQNGLAYEIYSPDDLYAGPAIDRAPDILYTIEDFEYALEAGRSPGSEVLVERPPSPSRSGGHKRNGIFIVSGEGAATGTGANASLLDIAPTILYNQGVPISSDMDGSVIEDAFTPAHKENREIEFRDYEIVESVESRGGNANAVREHLEDLGYV; translated from the coding sequence GTGACAGACACAATCGTCTTGGGATTGGATGGAGCTACTTGGAGTGTACTAGATCAGCTCATTCAGGAAGATCTCCTCCCTAATCTGGCGGCTCTCAAGGATAACGGCTATTCTGGCTCATTAGAGAGCGTGTATCCGCCCACTAGTGGCCCTGCCTGGGCATCGATGGCCACTGGGAAGAACCCTGGCAAGACTGGCATCTACTATTTTCTCAACCGTGTAAACTCTGACACATTCGAATTCGAACCGATGAGTAGCCGTGACTTCAAGGGGCGAAGCTTCTGGGATCTACTTTCCCAGGAAGGACAATCAACTGGGGTGTTCAACTTCCCTATGCTTCACCCGCCTTACGAAGTGGACGGGTACATGGTGAGTGGCTTTGGTGCCCCTGAGGACGACAAGTTTGCTTACCCGTCGGAACTCCAATCGGAACTTGAAGACGTTGCTGGAGAGTTCGAGATTACGGTTCCATTTTCTGATCCCAAGTACATTGGACGTCCTGGAGAACTTTCGATGGCGCTCCTTGACCATCTCGATAACCGCAAGGAGATGATTAAACATCTATTGACTAAACGATCCACTGATGTATTTTGTGGTGTCATTAGTGTTACTGACTGGATGCAACACTATTACTGGAAGTATATTGATGAGCAACATGTTTTGTACGATTCAACTGCTACAGATGGTGTATTGTGTTATCAGGATATATGGAAGAAAGTTGACGAGACTGTCGGTGCCGTCCACAGGATTGCCCAGAAACGCGACGCAACTCTAATTCTCATTTCCGACCACGGCTTTGGACCATTCAATGGGACTTTCTATGTGAATGATTGGCTTGAATCAGAGGGACTCCGTATCCCAGCCGACCAATCATCACTTCAGCGTGCCCGAGATACGTTTTTCCCCCACTTACGTCGGATTGCAGAGCCACTTGTCAGTAACGTACCAATACTCAACGACTTTGCGAAATCCATTGGTAGATCGATCAAACCGTCGCCGGTAGAAACTGTCGATACGGAACGTAGCATCGCCTGTGCAAGTGACAAGGGATTTATCCATATGCTCTCAGATAATCCAACAGACCGGGGGCGAGTTGTTGAAAAGTTAACTAATCTATTCGAGCAAAACGGCTTAGCATACGAAATTTACTCGCCCGATGACCTCTATGCAGGACCAGCGATAGACCGTGCTCCGGATATTCTCTATACCATCGAGGATTTCGAATACGCCCTCGAAGCCGGTCGGTCACCTGGTTCGGAAGTCTTAGTAGAGCGTCCGCCATCACCATCGCGGAGCGGAGGTCACAAGCGGAATGGAATATTTATCGTCAGTGGCGAAGGGGCAGCAACGGGAACCGGTGCCAACGCGTCGTTGCTGGATATTGCCCCGACGATACTGTACAATCAGGGGGTTCCAATATCTTCAGACATGGATGGATCTGTCATCGAGGATGCGTTCACGCCCGCGCACAAGGAAAATCGAGAGATAGAGTTTCGCGACTACGAAATCGTCGAATCAGTGGAAAGCCGCGGTGGAAATGCTAATGCGGTGCGGGAACATCTAGAGGACCTCGGTTACGTTTAA
- a CDS encoding lipid II:glycine glycyltransferase FemX, with the protein MPGLSATVYESIDAVAANQWNHIVEQSDRGSIYQRTEWLAALEQGLDLNGKHVVIEKNAEPVGVFPNLVVPLRLPDTVREQVPDLIIERAKELASTRPGFGGPVLASNERKALELALSRLDAACGPKILSHYVRSPDVDYIRYAEQFEAQGYTPNVSRCRPVIDLNREYDDILANMHKDRRYNIRKARENNAEIVIQPPTIDVLRRFHAIYKETLDRVGAEPQPFAVFREIAEQLDTAVQIVTAKLDGKPVGQHFYLLDEIQSAIRHEFSAVTADNFQYYPSELIHEHMMQWGQVEGYRTYDFGPTPSNHEDGLFSYKNQYGGTMLPILTWEQKQSPLWGLYAKTRTLYKRYSQEQ; encoded by the coding sequence ATGCCAGGGTTGTCAGCCACCGTTTACGAATCTATTGATGCAGTCGCGGCCAACCAGTGGAACCACATAGTCGAACAGTCTGACCGTGGTAGTATCTATCAGCGTACGGAGTGGCTAGCTGCACTCGAACAAGGGTTAGACCTCAACGGGAAACACGTCGTCATCGAAAAAAACGCCGAACCGGTAGGTGTGTTCCCGAATCTCGTTGTACCGCTCCGGCTCCCAGACACAGTACGTGAGCAGGTTCCCGATTTGATTATAGAGCGAGCCAAAGAACTTGCTTCAACGCGTCCTGGATTTGGCGGACCAGTCCTCGCTAGCAATGAGAGAAAAGCGCTTGAACTGGCACTTAGCCGGCTTGATGCGGCCTGTGGACCCAAGATCCTCTCTCACTACGTTCGTTCACCAGACGTTGACTATATCCGTTATGCAGAACAGTTCGAGGCACAAGGGTACACTCCAAACGTCTCACGTTGTCGTCCCGTTATTGATCTAAATCGAGAGTATGACGATATTCTCGCAAATATGCACAAGGATCGGCGATATAACATCCGAAAAGCTAGGGAGAACAACGCTGAAATCGTCATCCAACCGCCGACGATCGATGTTCTTCGAAGGTTCCACGCCATCTATAAGGAAACTCTGGATCGTGTAGGGGCGGAACCACAGCCCTTCGCCGTGTTCCGCGAGATCGCAGAACAGTTGGACACAGCAGTTCAGATCGTAACCGCCAAACTTGACGGTAAGCCCGTCGGCCAGCACTTCTATCTCTTGGATGAAATTCAGTCAGCTATACGACACGAATTCTCCGCCGTCACTGCCGACAACTTTCAGTATTACCCTTCAGAACTCATCCACGAGCATATGATGCAATGGGGACAGGTGGAAGGATATCGAACCTACGACTTCGGCCCGACTCCTTCAAATCACGAAGATGGGCTGTTCTCGTACAAAAATCAGTACGGTGGAACAATGCTGCCGATTCTGACTTGGGAACAGAAACAGTCACCGCTCTGGGGACTCTACGCAAAAACTCGAACGCTCTACAAACGGTATAGTCAGGAGCAATGA
- a CDS encoding ArsR/SmtB family transcription factor: MNDTGPMDHTAKVARIREVAMTVRDPKNAGEIADAAGVARNTAEKYLTQLVEANTLETIQRGRETCYYPDPVTQYFDQIRDLITEHQKDELTAELAAIRDDIDEWKDAYVVASADELRATVGADIPAAERRQRRHDAEDWEYYEHQATLIKQAIQLYDTIEATRDTRLASAN; encoded by the coding sequence ATGAACGACACGGGGCCCATGGACCACACGGCAAAGGTCGCCCGGATTCGCGAGGTCGCGATGACGGTTCGCGACCCAAAAAACGCGGGAGAGATAGCCGATGCTGCTGGTGTTGCCCGGAACACGGCCGAAAAGTACCTCACCCAACTCGTCGAGGCGAATACACTCGAAACGATCCAGCGTGGCCGCGAGACCTGCTACTATCCAGATCCAGTCACCCAGTATTTCGATCAGATCCGTGACCTCATCACTGAGCACCAGAAGGACGAACTCACGGCTGAATTGGCGGCCATCAGGGACGATATCGATGAGTGGAAGGATGCATACGTTGTGGCGTCTGCTGACGAGCTCCGGGCGACCGTCGGTGCTGATATTCCGGCAGCCGAACGCCGACAGCGGCGGCACGACGCGGAGGATTGGGAGTACTACGAGCACCAGGCTACGCTCATCAAGCAGGCAATTCAGCTCTACGACACGATCGAGGCGACTCGCGATACTCGGCTCGCATCCGCCAACTGA
- a CDS encoding glycosyltransferase family 2 protein, translated as MPSVALGVKVFSRVSKLSELLNSIPKGIFDTVYVADDGESDPQKKELYSNNHDYDLIILDLEYDSGLGFGRRRIIEEMDEEYLLIVDSDHEVPDNVDVLINQMESSPEFGGIAGLWLEDGSLVGGCHDLFEEGKVLIRDIRDGKEASIIEGHPIIPFEFVPNTAIFRSACLDSYAWDEEYIIGSEHLDFYVGHKRHTDWKFGVCPSVLFPHKPGGDSSYLQNRQSAAKNMDSKSYFLEKWGYEQVVWNDVFPPQYQHRQVLLNQYLLSSTKSKALVQSFLDAVQNIRGFFA; from the coding sequence ATGCCCTCAGTTGCGCTAGGTGTGAAGGTGTTCTCTAGAGTTTCGAAGCTTTCTGAATTGCTAAATTCAATTCCAAAAGGCATATTTGATACCGTCTATGTTGCCGATGATGGGGAAAGTGACCCCCAAAAGAAAGAGTTATATTCAAATAACCATGATTATGATTTAATAATATTAGATTTGGAATATGACTCAGGATTGGGTTTCGGTCGGCGTCGTATTATCGAGGAGATGGATGAGGAATACTTACTCATCGTAGATAGCGACCATGAAGTCCCAGATAATGTTGACGTTCTCATCAATCAGATGGAATCATCTCCAGAGTTTGGAGGCATTGCGGGCCTGTGGCTGGAGGATGGAAGTTTGGTTGGGGGATGCCATGATCTTTTTGAGGAGGGTAAAGTACTAATCCGAGATATTCGAGACGGCAAGGAAGCCTCAATAATTGAAGGCCATCCGATTATTCCGTTTGAATTTGTACCCAACACCGCAATTTTTCGGAGTGCTTGTTTAGATAGCTATGCATGGGATGAGGAATACATCATTGGTTCTGAACATCTCGATTTTTATGTTGGCCACAAACGGCATACAGATTGGAAGTTTGGAGTTTGTCCAAGCGTCCTTTTTCCCCACAAACCGGGAGGAGATAGTAGTTATCTACAGAATCGGCAGAGTGCGGCAAAGAATATGGATAGTAAATCTTATTTTTTAGAAAAGTGGGGATATGAGCAAGTTGTTTGGAATGATGTGTTCCCACCACAATATCAACATCGACAGGTACTTTTGAACCAATATTTACTATCCTCGACCAAGTCAAAAGCTCTCGTTCAATCCTTTCTCGATGCAGTACAAAATATTCGTGGTTTCTTTGCATAA
- a CDS encoding alkaline phosphatase family protein — protein MTDGDVLAIAIDGACWPLVNQWIDDGELPNIARLREEGTWGNLESCVPPVTCPAWKCYSTGKNPGKLGVFWWENLDLHEQTSTIPTANDFTEPELWDLLNENGISTGVVGMPLTYPPKSLDGFMVAGGPGVPDTGFAQPRSVEDELREKFDYTPRPTYPSSVEEGSTEVFVEESIEQIDQDFTIAEYLFDAYEVDFLQICSFEINGPLQHLFYDGEPTRRAWQVIDKHVGSLADRFETVVIHSDHGTSEMDKQFYINSWLDQEGFLTRKQSHFERLASYGLTRDNIRGALERVGLRRPLSNIQFLRSLAQHIPDSTGQFGETEGKAIFDKIEWDSTKVVGLAQGPIYIHDTEMDAGTYEELRAELIRELETLEDDETGQHPIQSVFSREEIYSGPYLEDAPDLVALDTPRYHNKGGIGKQTLFGESEWRGNNARQGLYILNDGAECGTRIDAEIYDLAPTILELFDVSIPEEMDGEVLDVVD, from the coding sequence ATGACTGACGGTGATGTCCTAGCGATTGCGATCGATGGAGCTTGCTGGCCACTGGTTAATCAGTGGATTGACGACGGCGAGTTGCCGAACATCGCCCGTCTTCGGGAGGAGGGAACCTGGGGTAATCTCGAATCTTGCGTCCCGCCGGTTACCTGTCCTGCATGGAAGTGTTACTCTACAGGCAAAAATCCAGGTAAACTTGGTGTTTTCTGGTGGGAGAACCTTGACCTACACGAACAGACGTCGACGATTCCAACTGCCAACGACTTCACCGAACCTGAACTGTGGGATCTGTTGAACGAAAATGGCATCTCGACCGGTGTCGTCGGGATGCCGCTGACCTATCCCCCAAAATCCTTAGACGGGTTCATGGTCGCAGGAGGCCCTGGTGTTCCCGACACAGGTTTCGCACAACCCCGTTCAGTCGAGGACGAACTGAGAGAGAAATTCGATTATACGCCACGCCCTACCTACCCCAGTAGTGTTGAAGAGGGATCTACAGAGGTGTTCGTTGAAGAGAGCATCGAACAGATTGATCAAGATTTCACAATCGCTGAATATCTTTTCGATGCGTATGAGGTCGACTTTCTCCAAATTTGTTCGTTCGAGATCAACGGCCCACTTCAACATCTCTTTTACGATGGTGAACCGACTAGGCGAGCTTGGCAGGTCATCGACAAACATGTGGGGAGCCTCGCCGATAGGTTCGAGACCGTAGTAATTCACTCTGATCACGGGACAAGCGAGATGGACAAACAGTTCTACATAAACAGTTGGTTGGACCAAGAGGGCTTTCTCACCCGCAAGCAGTCTCATTTCGAGCGGCTAGCATCATACGGACTCACTCGTGACAATATCCGCGGTGCTCTCGAACGTGTGGGGCTCCGCAGGCCACTAAGTAACATCCAGTTCCTGCGGTCACTGGCCCAACACATACCCGACTCAACGGGACAGTTCGGCGAAACAGAGGGGAAAGCGATTTTCGATAAGATCGAATGGGACTCGACCAAGGTCGTCGGGCTTGCACAGGGACCGATCTACATCCATGACACAGAAATGGATGCCGGCACTTACGAAGAACTCCGAGCGGAATTGATCCGAGAACTAGAAACACTCGAAGACGACGAGACCGGCCAGCATCCGATCCAATCAGTATTCAGCCGCGAAGAGATTTATTCTGGACCGTATCTTGAGGATGCACCCGATCTCGTTGCGCTAGATACACCTCGATATCACAACAAGGGTGGCATCGGAAAACAGACGCTTTTCGGAGAGTCTGAGTGGCGCGGAAATAATGCCCGACAAGGACTGTACATCCTCAACGATGGGGCTGAATGCGGAACACGAATCGACGCAGAGATCTACGACCTTGCCCCGACGATTCTCGAACTCTTCGATGTCTCGATACCGGAAGAAATGGACGGGGAGGTGCTTGACGTCGTCGATTAA
- a CDS encoding DUF2334 domain-containing protein has translation MSNSPGVVTVSLDTELAWGCFDTVGVAAHELAYAETRSVIERLCQLFTDYDVSATWALVAHLIDDCSLRSNRHNEMIDPGFEWIDNWADSLPCQSGVDEALWYAPEILETIQDCPTNQEIGLHGYSHMILDEKSCQPDAARQELNSAVSVAEEVGIVPESFVYPRNRIGFRSILADRGFGVYRSPDANWYEQMELPEPVKKGLRFATECLMTTPPPVTPTTVDDLIAVPGSQVFRPSHSGWQYTPSNSQRVRAKKGIERAAKTGEIFHLWFHPFNLAREPDKLLSALEDVLQHVANQRAAGRIEVLSMAEIAQQFRDGRWQEEEMQ, from the coding sequence ATGTCGAACTCGCCTGGTGTTGTCACGGTTTCACTGGACACCGAACTCGCGTGGGGGTGTTTCGATACCGTCGGCGTTGCAGCACACGAATTGGCCTACGCTGAAACAAGATCAGTAATTGAACGTCTTTGTCAGTTATTTACGGACTACGATGTGTCGGCAACGTGGGCACTCGTGGCACATCTCATAGATGACTGTAGTTTGAGATCAAACAGGCATAATGAGATGATTGATCCAGGTTTCGAGTGGATTGACAATTGGGCAGACTCCCTACCCTGTCAAAGTGGCGTCGACGAGGCTCTCTGGTACGCACCGGAGATTCTGGAGACTATTCAGGACTGTCCCACCAACCAGGAGATTGGACTACATGGCTACTCGCATATGATACTCGATGAGAAGAGCTGTCAGCCAGATGCTGCAAGACAGGAGTTAAACAGTGCCGTCTCGGTCGCCGAGGAAGTCGGTATTGTCCCCGAAAGCTTTGTCTATCCCCGCAACCGGATTGGATTTCGTTCGATCTTAGCAGATCGCGGCTTTGGAGTCTATCGAAGCCCGGACGCAAACTGGTACGAGCAAATGGAGCTTCCGGAACCCGTCAAGAAGGGACTTCGGTTCGCCACGGAATGCCTTATGACCACCCCACCGCCCGTGACGCCTACTACGGTCGACGACCTGATTGCAGTTCCCGGTTCTCAGGTGTTTCGACCGTCCCACAGCGGGTGGCAGTACACGCCAAGCAACTCACAAAGAGTCAGGGCAAAAAAGGGGATTGAACGGGCCGCCAAAACTGGGGAGATATTCCACCTCTGGTTTCACCCGTTCAATCTCGCACGAGAACCCGACAAGTTGCTATCAGCGCTCGAAGATGTGCTCCAGCACGTGGCAAACCAGCGTGCTGCTGGGCGAATTGAGGTGCTGAGCATGGCCGAGATCGCGCAGCAATTCCGGGATGGTCGCTGGCAAGAAGAGGAAATGCAATGA
- a CDS encoding sugar transferase: MNGGWRYRLLGVLGVAVLSAVAVSLVNNASVQLLVGGLPVLSRLPTDPPGTAELGYEVLTTVVVCLAAFLPLYKPRPRRILDVVALAQKRVLVALFALAAIGYFDYTYRLPRQTVLLLAPLLLVLLPAWFAWIRRRPAAGQERAIVVGDDPELIQEVAREVEIPLLGYLCPTSSFVEVGDGGRVPTMADGGERFVGLDRLGGLSRIEDVLVEYDVNTVVLAFEHADRAEFFGALDACYEHGVAAKVHRDHADSVLTSEDVGVGQLVDVEVEPWDVQDYIVKRGFDVVFSVVGLVVLAPVVVGIALAIKLDDGGSVLYRQERTAVFGETFDVYKFRSMVEDAESETGATISEEDDGGVDPRVTDVGRVLRQTHLDEIPQLWSVLKGDMSVVGPRPERPELDSDIQVGTVDWQKRWFVKPGLTGPAQVSGVTGTEPEEKIRYDLEYVRDQSFGLDLKLVTRQVWRVAIDAVGIDRG; this comes from the coding sequence ATGAACGGCGGTTGGCGGTACCGACTGCTGGGCGTCCTCGGCGTCGCGGTGCTCTCGGCAGTCGCCGTCTCGCTCGTCAACAACGCCAGCGTCCAGCTGCTCGTGGGCGGGCTGCCGGTCCTCTCGCGGCTCCCGACCGACCCGCCCGGGACCGCGGAGCTCGGGTACGAGGTGCTGACGACGGTGGTGGTGTGTCTCGCGGCGTTCCTCCCGCTGTACAAGCCGCGCCCGCGGCGGATCCTCGACGTGGTGGCGCTGGCCCAAAAGCGCGTGCTGGTGGCGCTGTTCGCGCTGGCGGCGATCGGCTACTTCGATTACACCTACCGGCTGCCGCGCCAGACGGTGCTGCTCCTGGCGCCGCTGCTGCTGGTGCTGCTGCCGGCGTGGTTCGCGTGGATCCGCCGCCGTCCCGCCGCCGGCCAGGAGCGGGCGATCGTCGTCGGCGACGACCCCGAGTTGATTCAGGAGGTCGCACGCGAGGTGGAGATTCCCCTGCTGGGGTATCTATGTCCGACGAGTTCGTTCGTCGAGGTCGGCGACGGCGGGCGGGTGCCGACGATGGCCGACGGCGGCGAGCGGTTCGTCGGGCTGGATCGACTGGGTGGGCTCTCCAGGATCGAGGACGTGCTCGTGGAGTACGACGTGAATACGGTGGTGCTGGCGTTCGAACACGCGGACCGGGCGGAGTTCTTCGGGGCGCTGGACGCGTGTTACGAGCACGGCGTCGCCGCGAAGGTGCATCGGGATCACGCGGATTCGGTGTTGACCTCGGAGGATGTTGGTGTCGGGCAGTTAGTGGACGTGGAGGTCGAGCCCTGGGACGTCCAGGACTACATCGTGAAGCGTGGGTTCGACGTCGTGTTTTCCGTCGTGGGGTTGGTGGTGCTGGCTCCCGTTGTTGTGGGAATCGCGTTGGCAATCAAACTGGACGACGGTGGATCCGTGCTGTATCGGCAGGAACGGACCGCCGTGTTCGGTGAGACGTTCGACGTGTACAAGTTCCGGTCGATGGTGGAGGATGCCGAGTCTGAGACCGGGGCAACGATCAGCGAGGAGGATGACGGAGGTGTGGATCCACGCGTAACTGACGTGGGGCGGGTGTTACGGCAGACGCATCTGGACGAGATCCCACAACTATGGTCGGTATTGAAAGGTGATATGAGTGTGGTTGGACCTCGGCCGGAGCGGCCCGAGCTGGATTCGGATATTCAAGTGGGGACCGTGGACTGGCAGAAGCGGTGGTTCGTGAAGCCTGGGTTGACTGGACCGGCTCAGGTGAGCGGGGTGACCGGGACCGAGCCGGAGGAAAAAATTCGGTACGACCTGGAATACGTTCGTGACCAGTCGTTCGGGCTTGACCTGAAGTTAGTTACACGGCAGGTATGGCGTGTGGCCATCGACGCAGTTGGAATAGATCGAGGATGA
- a CDS encoding nucleotidyl transferase AbiEii/AbiGii toxin family protein — MISDAQLRRLARELDVRLGYAEKNYVNSWILWAIYTSPSGDNLLFKGGTALSKLYFPETWRYSEDLDFGVEGAYHGSEVELQSTLEDATSASGIDFEVTKHRELQKEEYPTHYVDIDIQYTAVLGHKNTTSLDVMIDEHVAFASVDHRHSYEDVPEFEVTAYSREEIFAEKLRALYQRSQARDYFDLYRMITEADVDESDVLPAFTRKCEHDGLDIDLRDGLPGEKRNEIRDGWQNTLPDLVADLPEFGPVYDTLEDYVHSLVDEQQR, encoded by the coding sequence ATGATTTCCGACGCGCAATTACGACGGCTGGCCAGAGAACTGGATGTTCGCCTCGGCTACGCGGAGAAGAACTACGTCAATTCGTGGATCCTCTGGGCGATCTACACGAGTCCCTCCGGTGACAACCTGCTCTTCAAGGGTGGAACTGCGCTCAGCAAGTTGTACTTCCCGGAGACGTGGCGCTACTCGGAAGACCTTGATTTCGGTGTCGAGGGAGCGTACCACGGGAGCGAAGTGGAGTTGCAAAGCACATTGGAAGACGCGACGAGCGCATCCGGTATCGACTTCGAGGTGACCAAACACCGCGAACTGCAGAAAGAGGAGTATCCGACGCACTACGTCGATATCGATATCCAGTACACCGCCGTTCTCGGCCACAAGAACACGACGAGTCTTGACGTTATGATCGATGAACACGTTGCGTTCGCTTCGGTAGACCATCGCCACAGCTACGAGGATGTCCCGGAATTCGAGGTGACCGCGTACAGCCGTGAGGAAATTTTCGCGGAGAAGTTGCGAGCGCTCTATCAACGGTCACAGGCTCGTGACTACTTCGACCTGTATCGGATGATTACCGAGGCCGACGTTGATGAGTCGGATGTACTTCCGGCATTCACGCGGAAGTGTGAACACGACGGTCTTGACATCGACCTTCGGGACGGGCTTCCCGGAGAGAAACGGAATGAGATCCGTGACGGTTGGCAAAATACGCTCCCCGATTTGGTTGCAGACCTCCCCGAGTTCGGCCCCGTGTATGACACACTCGAAGACTACGTCCATTCGCTGGTCGACGAACAGCAACGCTAG
- a CDS encoding glycosyltransferase family 4 protein gives MTEPHVLHLITRFHHGGAEETTINTLEALATDSRAYNLQLGVGASYDSDRLASIEEWGINTVVFDSIRHYNPVAAVIAVVAVARYLRREEIRIVHTHSTEAGIIGRFAARLADVPIVIHEIHGDPVTSDRNQLLNATICRLERLATNSETILLVKSEHIKQAYLDRGIGTSSQYRTIYHGVDLELFQTATPVRDDGVPIVLFIGRLADGKGLYDLLNAVQRLQGKVSFKLLVAGDGPLAKDLTNQVETRGLSGVVELLGYRDDVPGLMASADVLVLPSYREGTPRVITEALAAGTPVVSTQIAGIPEQVEEGVTGFLVEPGDVNNLINRLHRLLADREMRITMGERAMESVTKFDVAEAKEAYRKLYAELLTVNS, from the coding sequence ATGACCGAACCCCACGTTTTACATCTAATCACCAGATTTCACCACGGCGGGGCCGAGGAGACAACAATCAATACACTCGAAGCACTTGCGACCGATTCACGGGCGTATAACCTCCAACTTGGCGTTGGTGCGAGTTACGATTCCGACCGACTCGCGTCAATCGAGGAATGGGGGATCAATACTGTCGTATTCGACTCAATTCGCCACTATAACCCAGTAGCGGCCGTCATTGCGGTGGTAGCCGTCGCCCGGTACCTCAGGCGTGAGGAAATAAGAATTGTCCACACCCACAGTACAGAAGCGGGAATCATTGGACGGTTCGCCGCGCGACTGGCAGACGTTCCGATTGTGATACACGAGATTCACGGTGATCCGGTCACTTCGGATCGGAACCAGTTACTCAATGCTACTATCTGCCGTCTAGAACGACTCGCGACCAACTCTGAGACAATTCTTCTCGTGAAATCAGAACATATCAAACAGGCATATCTGGACCGGGGAATCGGCACATCGTCTCAGTATCGGACCATCTATCACGGCGTTGACTTGGAGCTGTTCCAGACAGCGACACCAGTCCGCGACGACGGTGTCCCGATAGTCTTGTTCATAGGCCGGCTCGCGGACGGCAAAGGCTTATACGACCTTCTCAATGCCGTTCAGCGTCTTCAAGGAAAGGTTTCGTTCAAATTACTTGTCGCCGGTGACGGTCCTTTAGCGAAGGATTTAACGAATCAAGTAGAAACTAGAGGGCTCTCAGGGGTCGTCGAACTCTTGGGATACCGGGATGATGTACCTGGATTGATGGCTAGTGCGGACGTACTGGTCCTCCCATCGTATCGCGAGGGAACGCCAAGAGTGATCACCGAAGCACTCGCAGCCGGGACTCCCGTCGTGTCCACGCAGATCGCCGGTATCCCAGAACAGGTTGAGGAGGGTGTGACTGGTTTTCTGGTCGAACCAGGAGATGTCAATAATCTAATTAATCGTCTGCATCGACTGTTGGCTGACAGAGAGATGCGGATCACAATGGGTGAGCGTGCAATGGAGTCCGTGACGAAATTCGACGTAGCAGAAGCCAAGGAAGCCTACCGAAAGCTATATGCCGAACTCCTGACTGTCAATTCGTGA